The nucleotide sequence GATCAGCCAGCGCCGGAAGGACTTGCGGATCGGGTCGAGGACCAGGTCGCCCTCGTCCGAGACGCCGCCGCCGACGATGAACGCCGAGGGGTCGAAGAGCGAGGCCAGGTCCGCGAGGCCGGCCCCGGCCCAGCGGGCCAGCTCGCGGAAGGAGTCGATGGCGACCGGGTCGCCCGCGCGGGCGGCCTGGCTGACGTGACGGCCCTCGATGCCCTCGGGGGTGCCGTCGCCGAGCCCGAGGAGGACCTCGGCCCGCTCGGGGGTGGCGTTGGCGCGCTGCTTGGCGTACCGCACGAGGGCGCGCCCGGAGGCGTACTGCTCCCAGCAGCCCTGGCTGCCGCAGCCGCACAGCAGGCCGTCCGGGACCACCCGGATGTGGCCGAACTCGGCGGCGACGCCGAAGCGTCCGCGGCGCAGCTTGTTGCCGATGATGATGCCGCCGCCGAGGCCGGTGCCGAGGGTGATGCAGATGACGTCCTCGTGGCCCTTGCCGGCGCCGAACTTGTACTCGCCCCAGGCCGCCGCGTTGGCGTCGTTCTCGACGACGACGGGGAGGCCGACCCGCTGCTCGACCTTGTCCTTGAGCGGCTCGTGCCGCCAGTCGATGTTCGGCGCGAAGAGGACGGTGGCACGCTTGTCGTCGACGTAGCCCGCGGCCCCGATGCCGACGGCCTCGATCGAGTGGCCCTTGCCGGCCTCGGACACAGCGGCGCTGATCGCGTCGACGATGCCCTCGGGGGTCGGCGGGGTGGGCACCTTGTGCGTGTCGAGGATGTTGCCCTCCTCGTCGACCACGCCGGCCGCGATCTTCGTGCCGCCGATGTCGACGCCGATGGTGAGTCCCATGTGTCCCTCAGTTTTCGGTCGAGCCCCGCTAGGGCCCACCGTACCCGAGGGGGACGGGCGTCCCGATCAGTCGAGGTCGATGTGCTGGCCGGTTCCCGGCCCCTCGTCGCCCTTGCGGGGGTCCTCGGTGCCGTCCCCGTCGGACTGCCCGACCGGCCCTTCCGTGTCCCGGCGCGGGTCGCTCGGGTCGTCCGGGGACACCTTCTCGTCCCGCGTCCAGCGGCTCTCGTGGGCCTCGACGGCGGAGCGGTAGGCGGCGAGCAGTTCGTTCCCGGCGGCGGCGAGGTGGTCGAAGACCTGCGGGTTGCGCTCGATGACGGGCTCGACGACCGACTTCGCCTGGTTGACGAGCTGCTGCACGGTCTGCGCGGCCTGCCCGGCGAGCAGCGGGTTCCCGAGGCCGCCGGAGACCTTCTCGGCGACGGCTTCGAAGAGCTTGCGGAACTCGTCGGCGGCGGAGCCGGTCTCCGCCCCGCGCTGCGCCCGGCGGCGGGCCTTCTCCGCCTCCAGGTCCTCGGCGCAGGCCTTGGCCCAGGCGTCCGAATCGCTCATGGCGTACTCCTCAGTGGCTGGTACTTCGACGGTACACGCCCGCTCAGGAGGTGCGGGGCCAGAGGCCGGGGTCCGGGGTGAAGCGCACCCGGAGGTCTCCTTCGACGAGCCCGGCGCCGGTCACGGTGCAGCGGCGCAGGGCGGCCGGCAGCGGGATGTTCCGGCGGAAGGCGCCGACGGTGAGGAGCAGTTCGTCACCCCTGCGGACGAGCGACAGCTCCTCCTTGACGGCCCCGGGCAGGCCGATGTGCCACACCAGGACGCCGTCCGCCTCCCGCCGGTCCTCGACGGTCCACTCCGGTACGGGGTCGGGGTCGGCGGCGGGGCGGGCGGGCGCGAGCAGCGCGAGGTCCTCGGGCCCGCGCGGGTCACGGCCGAGGTGGGGCAGCTCGTCGACGAGGGCTCCGGCGGCGCGGAGTTCCGCGAGGTGGCGGTGCTGCTGGGTGGTGAGACCGGCCAGCCACGGGTCGTCGGAGTCGGCGGGCAGCAGCCGGTTGGCGACGACGGCGTCGAGGGCGAGGCCCTGGAGGGCGAGGCCGAGCCGGGCGGCGCGCAGGGCGCGGACGGCGGCGGGCCCGGGTTCGAGGACCAGTCTGACGCTGGTCGTGGGGGCGTCGACGACGGCCTGTACGGCGGCCAGCTCGGCCTCCCAGCGGGCGGTGGTCTCGTACAGCCACTGGGCGGGCATGGGCACCCCGGCGAGCTGGGCGAGCATCGGGCGCAGGGCGCGGGCGGCCTGCCGCTCCGGGGGCAGGAGGCGGCGCAGGTAGCGGCGGAGCTGCTCGGGCAGGGCGAGGACGGCGAGGGCCTCGGGGAGCGGCGGGAGGTCGACGACGGCGAGCTCGTGGCCGCCTTCGGCGGCGTCGCGCAGGGAGCGCAGCAGGGCGAACTGGCGGCTGCCGGGGAGCTCGGTGAGCTCGGCCTCCTCGAAGGGCGAGGCGCCCAGCAGGTCGAGGGCGGTGGCGGAGCGGGCCTGGAGGGCGAGGAACTCGCGACGGAAGTCGGTGGCGGGCTCGGGGCGCAGGACCCGGAGGCCGCCCTCGCTCGGCAGGACGTCGGCGTCCTCGGAGACGAGCAGGACGCGGCGGCCCGCCCGCGCTTCGGCGAGGGCGGTCGCGACGGCGACGGTGGTGCGCCCGGCGCCGCCGAGGCCGGTGACAAGGATGATCCGCATGCGGAGGACGTTACCCGCGCCCTCCGGGGGCTCAGGCGGCGGATTCCACGCGCTTCTTCAGGCCCGCCAGCGCCCGGTCGATGATGACCTTCTCCGCCTTGCGCTTGATCATGCCGAGCATGGGGATCTTGACGTCCACGGTCAGCTGGTAGGTGACCTCCGTGCGGTCGCCGACCGCGGTCAGCCGGTAGGAGCCGTCGAGGGAGCGGAGCATCTGGGACTTGACCAGCGTCCAGCTGACCTCGTTGGCCCCGGTCCAGGTGTACGCCAGGGTGTGGTCGTCCTTGATCGCTCCGGCGTCGAGCAGCAGCCGGACCTTCTCGGCGCGGCCGGAGTCGTCGGTCTCCAGGACCTCGGCCTCCTTCACCTCGCCGGTCCACTCGGGGTAGCGGGCGAAGTCGGCGATCACGCCCATGACGTCGGCCGGCGCCGCCTCGATGGTGATGCTCGAGCTGGTGTGTTCGGCCATCGCGGTGGCTCCTCCACTGTGCGGTCCGGCGGAAGTCAAGGGGGGCACAGGCGTGCCGACGGAAGGCTATCGCGCCGTGACTCCGCCCCCGTCACCACTCCAGGGCGAAGGGCCGGCCGGTGGAGGCGAAGTGGCCGACGTTGACGCATTCGGTCGAGGCGATCCGCATCCGCCGGGCCAGCGGCTGGTGGACGTGGCCGAAGAAGGCGTAGCGGGGCCGGGTGCGCCGGATGGCGTCGAGCAGGGCGCGGCTGCCGCGCTCGAAGCGGCGGGCGACGGTGTCGTAGGTCAGCTCGGGCACGTCCGGGGGGATGTGGGAGCAGAGGACGTCGACCTCGCCGAGGGCCTCGACCTTCGCCGCGTACTCCTCGTCCGAGATCTCGTACGGGGTGCGCATGGGGGTGCGCAGTCCGCCGCCGACGAAGCCGAACACGAGGCCGCCGAGCTCGACCCGCTCGCCGTCGAGGACGGTCGTCCCGGTCCGGGCGAACTCGGGCCAGAAGCGGGGGATGTCGACGTTGCCGTAGGTGGCGTACGTGGGGGTGGGGAAGGCGGCGAAGAGTTCGGCGTACTGGCGGCGGACGGCGGCCTCGATGGCGGTCTCGCGGTCGACGTCGAGTTCCGCCCAGAGGCGTCGTCCCAGCTCACGGGCCTCGTCGAAGCGGCGGGCGGTCCGCAGCTCCACGAGCCGGTCGGCGTTCTCGACGCCGAAGAGGTCGGGGAAGATCCCGCGGCTGTGGTCGGCGTAGTCGAGGAAGAGGACCAGGTCCCCGAGGCATATCAGGGCGTCGGCCCCGTCCCCCGCCCTGGCGAGGTCTCCGGCGTTGCCGTGCACGTCACTGACCACATGGACTCGCATGGGCCCACCTTAGGGGGTGTCACCTGCGGTTACTTCCGAGTCGGGAAACCTGTGGATTACTGTGCGCAGAGCACCGCCACGTATGTGTGACGCACGGAACATCTGGCCTGGACCCCCTATCCGGAACCATGTACTGATGGGTAACGTCCGGGCAGTCCAGTCGTGCTCTCCCCCACGGAGCACCCGCCAGTTCTTGGACTTCACCGGTGCATCACACAGAGCCGTGGCGCCGGCGCCCGATGAGGAGCAGCAGTCTTGCGCGAGTTCAGCCTTCCGGCCCTGTACGAGGTCCCCGCGGACGGCAACCTGACGGATCTCATCCGCCGCAACGCCTCCCAGCACCCAGACGTGGCCGTGATGGGCCGCAAGGTCGACGGCGTGTGGACCGACGTGACCGCCAAGGAGTTCCTCG is from Streptomyces venezuelae ATCC 10712 and encodes:
- a CDS encoding metallophosphoesterase family protein is translated as MRVHVVSDVHGNAGDLARAGDGADALICLGDLVLFLDYADHSRGIFPDLFGVENADRLVELRTARRFDEARELGRRLWAELDVDRETAIEAAVRRQYAELFAAFPTPTYATYGNVDIPRFWPEFARTGTTVLDGERVELGGLVFGFVGGGLRTPMRTPYEISDEEYAAKVEALGEVDVLCSHIPPDVPELTYDTVARRFERGSRALLDAIRRTRPRYAFFGHVHQPLARRMRIASTECVNVGHFASTGRPFALEW
- a CDS encoding ArsA family ATPase, whose amino-acid sequence is MRIILVTGLGGAGRTTVAVATALAEARAGRRVLLVSEDADVLPSEGGLRVLRPEPATDFRREFLALQARSATALDLLGASPFEEAELTELPGSRQFALLRSLRDAAEGGHELAVVDLPPLPEALAVLALPEQLRRYLRRLLPPERQAARALRPMLAQLAGVPMPAQWLYETTARWEAELAAVQAVVDAPTTSVRLVLEPGPAAVRALRAARLGLALQGLALDAVVANRLLPADSDDPWLAGLTTQQHRHLAELRAAGALVDELPHLGRDPRGPEDLALLAPARPAADPDPVPEWTVEDRREADGVLVWHIGLPGAVKEELSLVRRGDELLLTVGAFRRNIPLPAALRRCTVTGAGLVEGDLRVRFTPDPGLWPRTS
- a CDS encoding ROK family glucokinase translates to MGLTIGVDIGGTKIAAGVVDEEGNILDTHKVPTPPTPEGIVDAISAAVSEAGKGHSIEAVGIGAAGYVDDKRATVLFAPNIDWRHEPLKDKVEQRVGLPVVVENDANAAAWGEYKFGAGKGHEDVICITLGTGLGGGIIIGNKLRRGRFGVAAEFGHIRVVPDGLLCGCGSQGCWEQYASGRALVRYAKQRANATPERAEVLLGLGDGTPEGIEGRHVSQAARAGDPVAIDSFRELARWAGAGLADLASLFDPSAFIVGGGVSDEGDLVLDPIRKSFRRWLIGGQWRPHAQVLAAQLGNKAGLVGAADLARQG
- a CDS encoding SRPBCC family protein, translated to MAEHTSSSITIEAAPADVMGVIADFARYPEWTGEVKEAEVLETDDSGRAEKVRLLLDAGAIKDDHTLAYTWTGANEVSWTLVKSQMLRSLDGSYRLTAVGDRTEVTYQLTVDVKIPMLGMIKRKAEKVIIDRALAGLKKRVESAA
- a CDS encoding DUF5304 domain-containing protein — its product is MSDSDAWAKACAEDLEAEKARRRAQRGAETGSAADEFRKLFEAVAEKVSGGLGNPLLAGQAAQTVQQLVNQAKSVVEPVIERNPQVFDHLAAAGNELLAAYRSAVEAHESRWTRDEKVSPDDPSDPRRDTEGPVGQSDGDGTEDPRKGDEGPGTGQHIDLD